In Natronomonas halophila, one DNA window encodes the following:
- a CDS encoding pyridoxamine 5'-phosphate oxidase family protein, giving the protein MLKMTADEIGAFLQQQETGVLSTCADAEAYGTPESFGYRNGKLYFELAMPAESKRRTFLTQTDTACFTVQDAKTARDFASVIVQGSLDQLSEDGQEAGMALAQNDQFPSSHVFPGQDTSTVRAFVLEPGSVSGRKGPDFEIDATAASLPVRGDNE; this is encoded by the coding sequence ATGCTCAAGATGACCGCCGATGAGATTGGGGCCTTCCTTCAGCAGCAGGAAACCGGTGTCCTCTCTACTTGTGCCGACGCAGAAGCCTACGGTACTCCCGAATCCTTCGGCTATCGGAACGGAAAGCTCTATTTCGAGTTAGCGATGCCCGCAGAGAGCAAACGACGAACCTTTCTAACTCAAACAGACACCGCCTGCTTCACCGTTCAGGATGCGAAAACAGCGCGTGACTTCGCGAGTGTGATTGTTCAGGGGTCACTCGACCAACTCTCCGAAGACGGCCAAGAAGCCGGAATGGCCCTCGCACAAAATGACCAGTTCCCCTCCAGCCATGTCTTTCCGGGCCAAGATACCTCAACAGTCAGGGCATTCGTTCTTGAACCAGGGTCGGTCTCTGGCAGGAAAGGGCCAGATTTCGAAATCGATGCGACTGCGGCTAGTCTCCCTGTTCGGGGCGACAACGAGTAA
- a CDS encoding DNA-directed RNA polymerase subunit L: protein MDLRVIENLETELSIEIQDEDHTFMNVLKDALLEVDGVAAATYDMNPEQSGGQTDPIVTIKTDGSIDPLDALEAAADGVKSKTDAFRDAFQSAA from the coding sequence ATGGACCTGCGCGTCATCGAGAACCTGGAGACCGAACTGTCCATCGAGATTCAGGACGAAGACCACACCTTCATGAACGTCCTCAAGGACGCCCTGCTGGAGGTCGACGGCGTTGCCGCGGCGACCTACGACATGAACCCCGAACAGTCCGGTGGCCAGACCGACCCCATCGTCACCATCAAGACCGACGGCAGCATCGACCCCCTCGATGCGCTCGAAGCGGCCGCCGACGGCGTCAAATCCAAGACCGACGCCTTCCGCGACGCCTTCCAGTCCGCCGCCTGA
- a CDS encoding DUF4382 domain-containing protein, protein MDRRTYLVTTGAATASMVGFAGCLGGSTGTLATRVTDQPGDIGDFEECIVTVVGMWLGPDGADSGTESGETPSEREYYEYDEPQEADLVQLQDGETQLVDERELETGTYEFLQLDTDGVDATLNDGSEATVEVPGEAPLTFNQSFEVRENTRTVFTADFTPVKRGQTGSYVLQPVPDGITVDYEGDDGTATPE, encoded by the coding sequence ATGGACAGACGTACGTACCTTGTAACGACGGGCGCAGCGACGGCGAGCATGGTCGGCTTCGCGGGCTGTCTCGGTGGTTCCACCGGGACGCTCGCGACGCGGGTTACCGACCAGCCCGGCGATATCGGGGACTTCGAGGAATGTATCGTTACCGTCGTCGGGATGTGGCTCGGTCCGGACGGCGCCGACTCCGGCACCGAATCCGGCGAGACGCCCTCCGAGCGGGAGTATTACGAGTACGATGAACCGCAGGAGGCCGACCTCGTCCAGTTGCAGGACGGCGAGACACAGTTGGTCGACGAGCGGGAACTGGAGACGGGCACCTACGAGTTCCTGCAACTGGACACGGACGGCGTCGACGCGACGCTGAACGACGGCAGCGAGGCGACCGTCGAGGTGCCGGGTGAGGCCCCGCTGACGTTCAACCAGTCGTTCGAGGTGCGCGAGAACACCCGGACGGTGTTCACGGCGGACTTCACGCCGGTCAAGCGCGGCCAGACCGGTAGCTACGTCCTCCAGCCAGTGCCCGACGGTATCACCGTCGACTATGAGGGCGACGACGGCACCGCTACCCCGGAATAG
- the sod gene encoding superoxide dismutase — translation MPEHSNPELPPLPYDYDALEPSISEQVMTWHHDTHHQGYVNGLESAEETLAENREAGDFGGSPAAIRNVTHNGSGHYLHTLFWENMAPNGGGEPDGELADRIEEDFGSFDAWKGEFKAAAGAAGGWALLVYDPVADQLRNLVVDKHDQGALWGSHPILAVDVWEHSYYYDYGPDRGSFIDNFFDVVDWDNVAEQYEKATQQ, via the coding sequence ATGCCTGAACATTCCAACCCCGAACTACCGCCGCTCCCGTACGACTACGACGCCCTCGAACCGTCCATCTCCGAGCAGGTCATGACGTGGCACCACGACACCCACCATCAGGGCTACGTCAACGGCCTCGAAAGCGCCGAGGAGACCCTCGCGGAGAACCGCGAGGCGGGCGACTTCGGTGGCTCCCCCGCAGCCATCCGCAACGTGACCCACAACGGTAGCGGTCACTATCTCCACACGCTGTTCTGGGAGAACATGGCCCCGAACGGCGGTGGCGAACCCGACGGCGAACTCGCCGACCGCATCGAGGAGGACTTCGGGTCCTTCGATGCCTGGAAGGGCGAGTTCAAGGCCGCTGCCGGCGCCGCCGGTGGCTGGGCGCTGCTGGTCTACGACCCCGTCGCCGACCAGCTGCGTAACCTCGTCGTCGACAAGCACGACCAGGGCGCGCTCTGGGGTAGCCACCCCATCCTGGCGGTCGACGTCTGGGAGCACTCCTACTACTACGACTACGGTCCGGACCGCGGCAGCTTCATCGACAACTTCTTCGACGTCGTCGACTGGGACAACGTCGCCGAGCAGTACGAGAAGGCCACGCAGCAGTAA
- a CDS encoding DUF5827 family protein, with the protein MPRPREEFDDLREFQFRDPEEVLEDDQMYTVYEIARRLQGVDPERELDVETENILLDWAIPWMLDHSDAFVFAEPDDENEPGYYGLK; encoded by the coding sequence ATGCCACGACCGCGCGAGGAGTTCGATGACCTCCGGGAGTTCCAGTTCCGCGACCCCGAGGAGGTTCTCGAGGACGACCAGATGTACACCGTCTACGAAATCGCCCGCCGCCTGCAGGGGGTCGACCCCGAGCGGGAACTCGACGTCGAAACCGAGAACATCCTGCTGGACTGGGCGATCCCGTGGATGCTCGACCACAGCGACGCGTTCGTCTTCGCCGAACCGGACGACGAGAACGAACCGGGCTACTACGGCCTCAAATAG
- a CDS encoding branched-chain amino acid ABC transporter permease: MVFGQVSSLIIQGAMISAVYALIAIGFTMIFGVGGILNLAHGALIMAGAYVFGLLVRDAVVPAIHPAIAFPIAVIAIAVLSLAMYEILIKYIEDDVVITFLATVILATMATEFVIYQFGSTPFGMTLISGAQNLGQYGIGIRIRNVEIVGFVVSWIAIGLLYYYITQTDDGRSILAASMSERGAVLTAVDLHSVRAKTWLIAGALAGIAGVFLGSSNGATPLMWLNPLALAFIIVVIGGIGSVKGSVVAAYLVGFLEQFTVTFIGQEFRGILSLALLLLFILYMPEGIYGREFVHD; encoded by the coding sequence ATGGTCTTCGGCCAGGTATCCTCGCTGATTATTCAGGGCGCGATGATTAGTGCCGTCTACGCCCTGATCGCAATCGGCTTTACGATGATTTTCGGTGTGGGGGGTATCCTGAACCTCGCCCACGGCGCGCTTATCATGGCCGGGGCCTACGTCTTCGGCCTCCTCGTCCGGGATGCGGTCGTCCCGGCGATACATCCGGCTATCGCGTTTCCGATCGCCGTCATCGCTATCGCGGTTCTCTCTTTGGCGATGTACGAAATACTGATCAAATACATCGAGGACGACGTCGTCATCACGTTCCTTGCGACGGTCATCCTCGCGACGATGGCCACCGAGTTCGTCATCTACCAGTTCGGTTCGACCCCATTCGGGATGACGCTCATCTCGGGGGCACAGAACCTCGGACAGTACGGTATCGGTATCCGCATCCGTAACGTCGAAATCGTCGGCTTCGTCGTCTCGTGGATCGCCATCGGGTTGCTGTATTACTACATCACCCAGACCGACGATGGCCGGTCCATCCTCGCGGCCTCGATGAGCGAACGCGGTGCGGTGCTCACGGCCGTCGACCTGCACTCGGTGCGAGCCAAGACGTGGCTCATCGCGGGTGCGCTGGCCGGCATCGCCGGGGTCTTCCTCGGTTCGTCGAACGGCGCCACGCCGCTGATGTGGCTCAACCCGCTCGCGCTGGCCTTTATCATCGTCGTCATCGGCGGTATCGGCTCGGTCAAGGGCTCGGTGGTCGCTGCGTACCTCGTCGGGTTCCTCGAACAGTTCACGGTCACCTTCATCGGGCAGGAGTTCCGCGGCATCCTCTCGCTGGCGCTGCTCCTGCTGTTCATCCTCTACATGCCGGAAGGCATCTACGGGAGGGAGTTCGTCCATGACTAA
- a CDS encoding MBL fold metallo-hydrolase, translating into MTTVHNIAQGVRSFTSNAFLIEGDRTVLVDAGNEFDAVDRIESVTDDLDALVLTHTHPDHVGNVASVVDAFDVDVWGFDPDHELVDHAIADGETVAIGDGDYRALHTPGHKDDHLCFYSTDDGLLFAGDLVFANGGFGRTDLEEGDRPTLIESIDYLQKEVGNALSAMYVGHGPAVETNPAHHIELAGQAARMGQ; encoded by the coding sequence ATGACCACCGTCCACAATATCGCACAGGGTGTCCGCTCGTTTACGAGCAACGCCTTCCTCATCGAGGGCGACCGCACCGTACTCGTTGATGCGGGCAACGAGTTCGACGCCGTCGACCGCATCGAATCGGTGACCGACGACCTCGACGCGCTCGTGCTCACCCACACGCACCCGGACCACGTCGGCAACGTCGCCAGCGTCGTCGACGCCTTCGACGTCGACGTCTGGGGCTTCGACCCCGACCACGAACTCGTCGACCACGCCATCGCCGACGGCGAGACGGTCGCCATCGGTGACGGCGACTACCGCGCGCTCCACACGCCGGGCCACAAGGACGACCACCTCTGTTTCTATTCGACCGACGACGGCCTGCTCTTTGCGGGCGACCTCGTCTTCGCCAACGGTGGGTTCGGCCGCACGGACCTCGAAGAGGGCGACCGCCCGACGCTCATCGAGAGCATCGATTACCTGCAGAAAGAAGTCGGCAACGCCCTCTCGGCGATGTACGTCGGCCACGGTCCCGCGGTCGAAACGAACCCCGCACACCATATCGAACTCGCCGGGCAGGCGGCCCGGATGGGCCAATAA
- the hisF gene encoding imidazole glycerol phosphate synthase subunit HisF, whose amino-acid sequence MALTKRIIPCIDVDVDEEGNAAVYTGVNFENLEYTGDPVELAEKYNESGADEFVFLDITASAEGRETMLDTVSSVADEVFIPLTVGGGIRTKADIKETLRAGADKVSITTGALERPELITEGAGAFGSQCIVISVDARRRYDDEGEHYFEADGEDVWFECTKKGGREGTGIDVVEWAREAENRGAGELFVNSIDRDGTKDGYDIPLIKAVCDNVSTPVIASSGCGSPEHVYEVFEEAGADAALAASIFHFGEYTIEEVKEYLDERGVPVRI is encoded by the coding sequence ATGGCTCTGACCAAGCGCATCATCCCCTGCATCGACGTCGACGTCGACGAGGAGGGGAACGCCGCGGTGTATACGGGAGTCAACTTCGAGAACCTCGAATACACCGGCGACCCGGTCGAACTCGCCGAGAAGTACAACGAGTCGGGCGCCGACGAGTTCGTCTTCCTCGATATCACCGCCTCCGCCGAGGGCCGAGAGACGATGCTGGATACCGTCTCCTCGGTCGCCGACGAGGTGTTCATCCCGCTGACCGTCGGCGGCGGCATCCGCACGAAAGCCGACATCAAGGAGACGCTCCGCGCTGGCGCGGACAAGGTCTCTATCACGACGGGCGCCCTCGAACGCCCCGAACTCATCACCGAGGGCGCAGGGGCCTTCGGCAGTCAGTGTATCGTCATCAGCGTCGACGCCCGCCGGCGCTACGACGACGAGGGCGAACACTACTTCGAGGCCGACGGCGAGGACGTCTGGTTCGAATGCACGAAGAAGGGTGGCCGCGAGGGCACCGGTATCGACGTCGTCGAATGGGCCCGCGAGGCCGAGAACCGCGGCGCCGGCGAACTCTTCGTCAACTCCATCGACCGCGACGGTACGAAGGACGGCTACGATATTCCGCTTATAAAGGCTGTCTGCGACAACGTCTCGACGCCCGTCATCGCCTCCTCCGGTTGTGGCAGCCCCGAACACGTCTACGAAGTCTTCGAGGAGGCAGGCGCTGACGCCGCGCTTGCGGCCTCTATCTTCCACTTCGGCGAGTACACCATCGAGGAAGTCAAGGAGTACCTCGACGAGCGGGGCGTTCCGGTTCGGATTTAA
- a CDS encoding ABC transporter substrate-binding protein has protein sequence MVNNGKSSRSTDTTGYRGVDRRAFLKATGAGAAGVSMAGCLGDGGGGESDGFKIGHIGPMSNPLGIGSARSAEMAIAEINENGGINNGDVELVTEDTRADPSEAQSVTEELIQQEEVDLLIGGFASEASQAVVDLTSNFDVPYFITGSASPALTADFAGEDYETYKNVFRIGPVNSDFQAEAMAGYCEYLKERHGWDQVAFLRDQAAWTEPFAELIPGYLEERDIEIVHESALNINTSDFSPIMSDVDDSGADYVLRFFAHIQAGQMLGLWHDGEYEFGIEGIHVASMLPAYYDATEGVALYETTSQTGAAGVTDITEKTVPFTEAYREQYGDAENPPFRAPMYMGFNTYDGLFIAQNAVANGAVPRQDLDSFIDAMLDTSYTGVAGNIEFYGQDSDYPHDLKETRDENGDISNFPVTQWQEGGEIECVYPSKNRTEEHVMPAWMR, from the coding sequence ATGGTTAACAATGGCAAAAGTAGTCGGTCAACGGACACAACTGGGTACCGCGGCGTCGACCGCCGGGCCTTCCTGAAAGCAACCGGGGCCGGCGCGGCCGGTGTCTCGATGGCCGGTTGTCTCGGTGATGGCGGCGGCGGTGAATCGGACGGGTTCAAGATCGGCCACATTGGGCCGATGTCCAACCCCCTCGGTATCGGTTCGGCCCGAAGCGCCGAGATGGCTATCGCGGAAATCAACGAAAACGGTGGCATCAACAACGGCGACGTCGAACTGGTCACCGAAGACACGCGTGCCGACCCCAGCGAGGCGCAGTCGGTCACCGAGGAACTCATCCAGCAGGAGGAAGTCGACCTCCTCATCGGTGGGTTCGCCTCCGAGGCCTCACAGGCCGTCGTCGACCTGACTTCCAACTTCGACGTTCCGTACTTCATCACCGGCTCCGCATCGCCGGCGCTGACGGCCGACTTCGCGGGCGAGGATTACGAGACGTACAAGAACGTCTTCCGTATCGGCCCCGTCAACTCCGACTTCCAGGCGGAAGCGATGGCCGGCTACTGTGAGTACCTCAAGGAGCGACACGGCTGGGACCAGGTCGCCTTCCTGCGCGACCAGGCGGCCTGGACGGAACCGTTCGCCGAACTGATTCCGGGCTACCTCGAAGAGCGCGACATCGAAATCGTCCACGAGAGCGCACTCAACATCAACACCTCGGACTTCTCGCCCATCATGAGCGACGTGGACGATTCGGGTGCGGATTACGTCCTGCGCTTCTTCGCCCACATTCAGGCCGGCCAGATGCTCGGCCTCTGGCACGACGGCGAATACGAGTTCGGTATCGAGGGCATCCACGTCGCGTCGATGCTGCCCGCCTACTACGACGCGACCGAAGGGGTCGCGCTCTACGAGACGACCTCGCAGACGGGGGCAGCCGGCGTCACCGACATCACCGAGAAGACGGTTCCGTTCACCGAAGCCTACCGCGAGCAGTACGGCGACGCCGAGAACCCGCCGTTCCGGGCGCCGATGTACATGGGCTTCAACACCTACGACGGCCTCTTTATCGCACAGAACGCCGTCGCCAACGGCGCCGTGCCCCGGCAGGACCTCGACTCGTTCATCGACGCGATGCTGGATACGAGTTACACGGGTGTCGCCGGCAACATCGAGTTCTACGGGCAGGATTCGGATTACCCGCATGACCTCAAGGAGACCCGCGACGAGAACGGTGACATCTCGAACTTCCCGGTTACCCAGTGGCAGGAGGGCGGGGAAATCGAGTGTGTCTATCCGTCGAAGAACCGTACGGAAGAACACGTCATGCCGGCGTGGATGCGGTAA
- a CDS encoding ATPase, which produces MQLLVAGASEVDAGKTTFTTGLIERTGVRGYKPRAGNDYWYDQDDYRDAVDRGRLYGKDAKRLAAAAPGDVRPEAINPIHRLWLPTPGKGKGLLGREGRAFVVDRVTRLGDVEGDNGGENDPRDEYVVNGTVTVPPAAERAFPLDSAPKVESLAALNDLMAEKHKPALAALSDEIATREDAIVESYSDIARPLAGFEPDAVAVVEPRRCRIYPGDRYAKACEVASGSAHEGRLEERVDHVIELLDPVASVTLPALSSEERGDLPVVADAYSEAYDALLSAV; this is translated from the coding sequence ATGCAACTGCTGGTCGCAGGCGCAAGCGAGGTCGATGCTGGCAAGACGACCTTTACGACCGGCCTCATCGAGCGGACCGGCGTTCGCGGCTACAAACCGCGGGCCGGCAACGACTACTGGTACGACCAGGACGATTACCGCGATGCGGTCGACCGTGGCCGCCTCTACGGCAAGGACGCCAAGCGACTCGCGGCCGCCGCACCGGGCGACGTGCGGCCCGAGGCCATCAACCCGATTCATCGTCTCTGGCTGCCGACCCCGGGCAAGGGGAAGGGCCTGCTCGGACGCGAGGGCCGGGCCTTCGTCGTCGACCGGGTGACACGCCTTGGCGATGTCGAAGGGGACAACGGCGGGGAAAACGACCCGCGCGACGAGTACGTCGTCAACGGCACCGTTACGGTGCCGCCGGCGGCCGAGCGGGCATTCCCGCTCGATTCGGCGCCGAAAGTGGAGTCGCTGGCGGCGCTGAACGACCTGATGGCCGAGAAGCACAAACCGGCGCTGGCCGCGCTCAGCGATGAAATCGCTACCCGCGAGGACGCGATTGTCGAATCCTATTCCGATATCGCCCGGCCGCTGGCTGGCTTCGAACCGGATGCCGTCGCGGTCGTCGAACCGCGTCGCTGTCGGATTTACCCCGGGGACCGATACGCGAAGGCCTGCGAGGTCGCAAGCGGGAGCGCCCACGAGGGCCGCCTCGAAGAGCGGGTCGACCACGTCATCGAGTTACTCGACCCGGTGGCCTCGGTGACGCTCCCGGCGCTATCGAGCGAAGAACGAGGCGATCTGCCGGTCGTCGCCGACGCGTACTCGGAGGCTTACGACGCCCTGCTTTCGGCGGTCTGA
- a CDS encoding SDR family NAD(P)-dependent oxidoreductase produces the protein MDLNLSGTTAVVTGGTRGIGRAISLGFADAGANVVPLSRTESSVEAVVDEVRERGVESRVETVDVADTEAVEAVFERIDEDLGIDVVVNNAGINPASALGTPESVPEEGYEQVMDVNLGGAFACARAAETSLRESGGSLVNVASVGGLVGLPRQHPYVASKHGLVGLTKSLALDWAPEVRVNCLAPGYVATDLTEDLQEDEDLRQSILDRTPMDRFADPEEIAGPAVFLASDLASYATGSVFAVDGGWTAR, from the coding sequence ATGGACCTGAACCTTTCCGGCACGACGGCCGTCGTCACCGGCGGCACGCGTGGCATCGGGCGGGCGATTTCGCTTGGCTTCGCCGACGCTGGCGCGAACGTCGTCCCGCTGTCCCGGACGGAATCGTCCGTCGAAGCAGTCGTCGACGAGGTCCGCGAGCGCGGCGTCGAGAGCCGCGTCGAAACCGTCGACGTCGCCGACACCGAGGCAGTCGAGGCGGTCTTCGAGCGCATCGACGAGGATCTCGGTATCGACGTCGTGGTGAACAACGCGGGCATCAATCCGGCATCGGCGCTCGGCACTCCCGAGTCGGTCCCCGAGGAGGGCTACGAGCAGGTGATGGACGTCAATCTCGGCGGGGCCTTCGCCTGTGCTCGGGCCGCCGAAACGTCGCTGCGGGAATCCGGCGGTTCGCTGGTCAACGTCGCCTCGGTCGGCGGGCTGGTCGGCCTCCCCCGCCAGCACCCCTACGTCGCTTCGAAGCACGGTCTCGTGGGCCTGACCAAGAGCCTCGCGCTGGATTGGGCTCCCGAGGTACGGGTCAACTGCCTCGCGCCGGGCTACGTCGCGACGGACCTCACCGAGGACCTGCAGGAAGACGAGGACCTCCGGCAGTCGATTCTCGACCGGACGCCGATGGACCGCTTTGCGGACCCCGAGGAAATCGCCGGTCCGGCCGTGTTCCTGGCCAGCGACCTCGCGTCGTATGCCACGGGGTCGGTATTCGCGGTCGACGGTGGCTGGACGGCGCGGTAA
- a CDS encoding RAD55 family ATPase produces MVPGSASAARDLSDSIDYIPFGIRGLDGDVRGIPTGSCVLLAGAPDAGGDAFTYTSLARLMAAKHRPETVRSELADRAEHVPESVTYLTLSNDREHVYSELDAVLDDESFDVLADHMTVADYSQRFMDLLPVPSALFEARRKTPNDSEEASPLEAAEGVDEPADPDPDVETFGDLLEDIGDRLAEASDNLIVVDSLSDLERATEFGLPRNHKLAFLIGLREAVVNWGTVAFVKYDSRAAEVRQNDTIHGLLHGHIYFYSNDEGYTTYRTVRVGSFGGALDMKRQTVFDSIIDEHGFRAKATKKIGRKHW; encoded by the coding sequence ATGGTACCCGGCTCCGCCTCGGCGGCGCGCGACCTCAGCGACTCGATCGATTACATTCCCTTCGGAATCCGCGGATTGGACGGCGACGTTCGCGGCATCCCGACGGGCAGTTGCGTCCTGTTGGCCGGCGCACCCGACGCCGGCGGCGACGCGTTCACGTATACGAGCCTCGCACGCCTGATGGCCGCGAAACACCGCCCGGAGACGGTCCGCAGCGAACTCGCCGACCGGGCCGAACACGTCCCCGAATCGGTGACCTACCTGACCCTGAGCAACGACCGCGAACACGTCTACAGCGAACTCGACGCGGTCCTCGACGACGAGAGCTTCGACGTACTGGCCGACCACATGACCGTCGCCGACTACTCACAGCGGTTCATGGACCTGCTCCCGGTCCCGTCGGCGCTGTTCGAGGCGCGTCGAAAGACGCCGAACGACTCCGAGGAAGCGTCCCCGCTCGAAGCCGCCGAGGGGGTGGATGAACCGGCCGACCCCGACCCCGACGTGGAGACGTTCGGCGACCTGCTGGAGGATATCGGCGACCGCCTCGCCGAGGCGAGCGACAACCTCATCGTCGTCGATTCGCTGTCGGACCTCGAACGCGCAACGGAGTTCGGCCTACCGCGGAACCACAAACTCGCCTTTTTAATCGGGCTTCGTGAGGCCGTCGTCAACTGGGGGACCGTCGCCTTCGTCAAATACGACAGCAGGGCGGCCGAAGTCCGGCAAAACGACACTATTCACGGGCTCCTGCACGGTCACATCTACTTTTATTCGAACGACGAAGGATATACGACCTATCGAACGGTCCGTGTCGGCTCCTTCGGCGGGGCCCTCGACATGAAACGGCAGACCGTCTTCGACTCGATTATCGACGAGCACGGCTTCCGAGCCAAGGCGACGAAGAAGATCGGCCGCAAACACTGGTGA
- a CDS encoding helix-turn-helix transcriptional regulator gives MNRGFVAVVIVFVVVAGVTVPGLAAASTGTAAAPTLQEDINPDDVVMEVDVEADGDAAWRIEYRMRLNTDQDEQAFENLSNDIESDPGPYVERFHNRMNATADSAANATGREMAITNVSVSATREELPQERGVVTFTFRWSNFAATDGDRLLVGDAIDGLVLDENTSLLITWPDEYALLDANPSPTESRDGTASYDGPTNFATGEPRLELGPKDATPADNGLAGSSFLVGGLLVLLVFLLGGLLLVWRRGGMFGVGGENNENDGDGGGGSSPAAAAEDEAEPTPTDPDLLSNEEQVLQLIEQHGGRMKQQAVAEELGWTDAKTSQVTKGLREEGDLEGFRLGRENVLALPDEDITEDADGSDREQ, from the coding sequence GTGAACCGGGGATTCGTCGCCGTAGTAATCGTGTTCGTCGTCGTCGCTGGCGTCACCGTGCCCGGGCTTGCGGCCGCCTCAACGGGCACCGCCGCAGCACCGACACTCCAGGAGGACATCAACCCCGACGACGTCGTGATGGAAGTCGACGTCGAGGCGGACGGCGATGCCGCCTGGCGTATCGAATACCGGATGCGACTCAATACCGACCAGGACGAACAGGCATTCGAGAACCTCTCGAACGACATCGAATCCGACCCCGGCCCGTACGTCGAGCGGTTCCACAACCGGATGAACGCGACGGCTGACAGCGCCGCCAACGCGACGGGGCGAGAGATGGCCATCACGAACGTCTCCGTCTCGGCCACGCGGGAGGAACTTCCGCAGGAACGCGGCGTCGTCACCTTCACTTTCCGGTGGTCGAACTTCGCCGCCACCGACGGGGACCGCCTGCTCGTCGGCGACGCCATCGACGGCCTCGTCCTCGACGAGAACACCTCGCTGTTGATCACCTGGCCCGACGAATACGCCCTCCTCGATGCGAATCCCTCACCGACCGAATCACGGGACGGGACGGCAAGCTACGACGGCCCGACCAACTTCGCGACCGGCGAGCCGCGGCTCGAACTCGGTCCCAAGGATGCCACGCCCGCCGATAACGGGCTGGCCGGGTCCTCCTTCCTCGTCGGGGGTCTTCTCGTCCTTCTGGTCTTCCTCCTTGGGGGGCTGCTGCTCGTCTGGCGGCGTGGCGGCATGTTTGGCGTTGGAGGTGAGAACAACGAGAATGACGGAGATGGCGGCGGTGGCAGTTCCCCAGCCGCCGCGGCCGAAGACGAAGCCGAACCCACACCAACCGACCCGGACCTACTGAGCAACGAAGAGCAGGTCCTCCAACTCATCGAGCAGCACGGCGGGCGCATGAAACAGCAGGCCGTCGCCGAGGAGTTGGGCTGGACCGACGCCAAGACGAGTCAGGTCACGAAGGGCCTCCGCGAGGAGGGCGACCTCGAAGGCTTCCGACTCGGCCGGGAGAACGTGCTGGCGCTACCCGACGAGGACATCACGGAGGACGCCGACGGCAGCGACCGCGAGCAGTAG